GCGCGCCGATCGGTCGTCGGGACCGCGCCGAGCTTCGCCAGGGCGTCGGTCTTGAACTCGATCACCTGTGGCTGGTCGATCTCGTAGACGACGGTGCCGGAAGGCCATGGCAGCCGGTATGCCCGGGAGTCCAGCCCGGACGCCAGAATCACGGCCTGGCGGATGCCGGCGCGGCAGGCGCTCAGGAAGAAGTCGTCGAAGAACCGCGTGCGAGCAGCCATCCCGTTGGCGAACCGGATCAAACCGGTCGCGGCCTCCTCGTCGAGGCCTTCGGTCGTGAAGTTCTCGTCGGCCAGCTTGGTGAAGAAGTCCATCCCGACGGCGCGAACCAGGGGAGCGGCGAAGGGGTCGTCGATCACCGGGTCATCGGCGTTGGTGGCCATCGCGCGCGCTGCCGCGACCATGGTCGCGGTGGCTCCGACGCTGGACGCCAGATCCCACGAGTCGTCCGCAGTGCGGGCCATGCACATCCCCCTTTGTTCAGTGGAAATCAACGTGTTAGTTAGGTGGTGTAACGAGCTGTCGCCGACTGTACGCTCCGATTCTGAAGGGAAGCTTTACTCCGCAGCTCGGGCCCGACCTCGACGCCCGAAGTGCGGCGCACACGGATGCAGGGCGGGGGCACTGGGTGGCAACTGTTACTCTCGTAGACTGATTTGACGGCTGAGTTCGCAGGCTGCGCGCCTGCAGGGCGGCCGTACATGACTTGACCATTGATGCTGGCTCCACCAGCCCCGTTTGGCACGCCGCGCTGAGAGGTCGGCTGCGCAGGAGGAAGAGTGCTTTCGGCTTTCATCTCATCGCTGCGGACGGCCGACCTCAGACGCAAGATCCTTTTCACGTTGGGTCTGGTGATCCTGTACCGGGCCGGCGCGTCGATCCCGTCGCCGGGGGTTAACTACCCGAACGTCCAGAAGTGCATCGAGCAGGTCAGCGGCGGCGATTCGGCGCAGATCTACTCGTTGATCAACCTGTTCTCCGGTGGCGCGCTGCTGCAGCTGACGGTGTTCGCGGTGGGCGTCATGCCCTACATCACCGCCAGCATCATCGTCCAGCTGTTGGTCGTGGTGATCCCGCGTTTCGAGCAGCTGCAGAAGGAGGGCCAGGCCGGGCAGGCCAAGATGACGCAGTACACGCGTTATCTGTCGATCGCGCTGGCCATCCTGCAGGCCACCAGCATCGTCGCGCTGGCCGCCAACGGCGGCCTGCTGCAGGGCTGCAGCCTCGACATCATCCAGGACAGCTCGGTCTTCGGCCTGATCGTCATCGTGCTGGTGATGACCGCGGGCGCGGCGCTGGTGATGTGGATGGGCGAGCTGATCACCGAACGCGGCATCGGCAACGGCATGTCGCTGCTGATCTTCGCCGGTATCGCCGCCCGTATCCCGTCCGAGGGCCAGACCATCCTGGAGAGCCGCGGCGGGCTGGTGTTCACCGCCGTCGTCGCCGCGACGCTGCTGATCATCGTCGGTGTGGTGTTCGTCGAGCAGGGCCAGCGCCGTATCCCGGTGCAGTACGCCAAGCGCATGGTGGGCCGCAAGATGTACGGCGGCACCTCCACCTACCTGCCGCTGAAGGTCAACCAGGCCGGCGTCATCCCGGTGATCTTCGCGTCGTCGCTGATCTACATCCCGCACCTGATCACCCAGCTGATCCAGAGTGGCAGCTCCAACCCGGGCACCGGATGGTGGGACAAGTTCGTCGCCGACTATCTGACGAATCCGGCTGATCCGGTCTACATCGCGATCTACTTCGGCCTGATCGTGTTCTTCACGTACTTCTACGTGTCGATCACCTTCAACCCCGATGAGCGTGCCGACGAGATGAAGAAGTTCGGCGGATTCATCCCGGGCATCCGTCCCGGCAAGCCCACCGCGGATTATCTGCGGTACGTGCTCAGCCGGATCACCCTGCCCGGTTCGATCTACCTCGGTGTCATCGCCGTTCTGCCCAACATGTTCCTGCAGATCGGCAACACCGGCTCGGTACAGAATCTGCCGTTCGGTGGTACCGCGGTTCTGATCATGATCGGTGTCGGCTTGGATACCGTCAAACAGATCGAGAGCCAGCTCATGCAACGCAACTACGAAGGGTTCCTGAAGTGAGAGTCGTCCTACTCGGACCGCCCGGCGCGGGCAAAGGCACGCAGGCAGAGAAGCTGTCCGAGAAGCTCGGCATCCCGCAAATCTCCACCGGAGACCTCTTCCGCAAGAACATCGGTGACGGCACTCCGCTCGGGCTGGAGGCCAAGCGTTACCTGGATGCCGGCGATCTGGTGCCGGCCGAGCTGACGAACCGCCTCGTCGAAGACCGTATCGATCAGGCTGATGCGGCTGACGGTTTCATTCTCGACGGGTATCCGCGTTCGGTGGAGCAGGCCGGGGCGCTCAAGGACATGCTCGCCGCGCGTAACACCAAGCTCGACGCGGTGGTGGAGTTCCAGGTGTCGGAGGACGAGTTGTTGACCCGGCTCAAGGGCCGCGGTCGCGCCGACGACACCGACGAGGTCATCCGCAACCGGATGAAGGTCTACCGCGACGAGACCGAGCCGCTGCTGGAGTACTACCGCGACGACCTGAAGACCGTGGACGCGGTGGGTGCCCTCGACGAGGTGTTCGCCCGCGCGTTGCACGCACTGGGTAAGTGATCGGATTGCCGGGGTTGCGCAGACGCAAGGTCGTTGCGCAGCGCAGCGCCGGAGAGTTGGACGCGATGGCCGTGGCCGGGGCGCTCGTCGCCTCGGCACTGCGCGCCGTACGGGCGGCCGCCGCCCCGGGTGTGTCCACACTCGAGCTGGATCAGATCGCCGAATCCGTCATTCGTGACGGCGGCGGTACTCCGTCGTTCCTCGGCTACCACGGATTCCCGGCCAGCATCTGTTCTTCGGTCAATGACCGTGTGGTGCATGGCATTCCGTCGGCCGACGAGAAATTGGCCGCAGGTGATCTGGTGTCCATCGACTGCGGCGCGATCGTCGACGGATGGCACGGCGACTCGGCCGTCACCTTCGGGGTGGGCACACTGATCGCTGCCGACGAAGCCCTTTCTGCCGCAACAAAATCGGCGATGGAAGCCGGGATCGCCGCGATGCTGCCCGGAAATCGGCTGACCGATGTCTCGCACGCGATCGAGGTCGAGACCCATGCCGCCGAAGCCCGCAATGACCGCAAGTACGGGATCGTCGAAGGCTATGGCGGCCACGGTATCGGCCGTCAGATGCACATGGACCCGTTCCTGCCCAACGAGGGCGCGCCCGGTCGCGGTCCGTACCTGCAGCCGGGTTCTGTGCTTGCGATCGAACCGATGCTCACGCTCGGCACCACGGAGACCGTGATCCTCGAGGACGAGTGGACCGTCGTCACCGCCGACGGGACCCGAGCGGCGCATTGGGAGCACACCGTCGCCGTCACCGAAGACGGCCCCCGAATTCTCACCCAGTAATTAACGCCAGCAATCACTCTTCGAATCGTGCGCCGACGCTGGCCTGCGCCGGCGCGCAAAGGTTCTAATTGAACCGGATCGCCACCAACGTCGTATCACTGACGGAGGTACGAAATGGAGGATCCGGAGGCCGCCATGATGCGGGTGCTCTACGACGAGCATGCTGCGGCGCTGTGGCGCTACGCCCTGCGGCTCACGGGTGACCGTGCCCGGGCCGAGGACGTGGTGCAGGAAACGTTGCTGCGTGCGTGGCGTCACAAGCCCGACGGTCTTCACCCGAGCGCTCATACACCCGACCCGGCCGCTGACAACGATCGATCGGCGCGGGCCTGGTTGTTCACGGTGGCGCGCAATATGATCATCGATGAACGTCGCAGCGCCCGGTTCAGAAACGAGACCGGCGTGCCCGACCCCGAACAGGTGTCAGACCACGGCCGGTCTGCTGCCGCCCCTGACCAAGTGGACACCGCCTTGGACCGAATCCTGTTGAGTACGGCGCTGAGCCAACTCTCCGACGAACACCGGGCTGTGGTCCGGCGGGCGTACTACCAAGGCTGGAGCACCGGGCAGATTGCTGATGATCTGCAGATACCCGAGGGCACCGTGAAATCGAGGCTGCACTACGCGGTGCGCGCACTGAGACTTAACCTGCAAGAGATGGGGGTGACACGATGACACAGTTCGATGTACCCCACATCCCTGACCCGGTGGAATCCGACAAGTACCGGACTTGGGATGCGGCCTATGTACTCGGATCGCTGGAAAGTGGCGAGCGACGCGAGTATGAGGCCCACCTGGAGGGCTGCGCGCACTGCCGGTCCGCCGTGGCGGAGTTGTCCGGGATGCCCGCCCTGCTGGCCATGCTTGAGCTCGACGACGTGCTCGCCCTGGAATCCGAACAGCCCGACCCCCCGCTGCGGCCCGAGGTTCTGCAGTCGGTCCTGGCCAAGGTCAGCTGGCGGCGGCGCCGTGCGCGTTGGGTGACCACGGCCGCGGTCGGTGTGGCTGCCGCCCTGCTGGCGCTGGCAGTGGTGGTCGGAATCCGTCCGGAGGTGTTCGGCCTGCACAGCGGGACCGAACAGCAGACCGGGGAGATGATGGCCATGTCCAAGATGACGGATACCCCGATCAACGCCAGCATCTCGATGACCAGTTACTCCTGGGGTACCAGGATCGACATGGCCTGCAGTTACGGGAGCTGGGGCAAGCAGGATGCGCCGCCGCAGAATCTCGGCATGGTGGTGATCGGCCACGACGGCAGCCGCAACGAGATCGCGACGTGGCTCGGTTTGTCCGGCGCCACCGCGCTGCCCAGCGGCAACACGCAGATGTCGAAGGCGGATATCGCTGCGGTGCAACTGGTTACGTCTCCGGACGGCAAGGTGCTGCTGGAAAAGCAGCTCTGAGCTCGGCCGGTTCAGCCATCCTTGTGGGCGCTGAGCAGGAAGCCGGACATCGTGATGTGGCCGGCGCCGTCTCGCTCGACCCCTGGCATCGATGCCGGCCCGCCGGGACCCGGACTGTCGTTGCCGTACAGCTTGGCCGGGCGCACCTCGTCCACGGTCCAACACGTGGCGACGGTGTCACGCAACTCGTCGGCGGTGAAGCCGCTCGGACCGGGAGCCTGACCGCCGAAAGGTCTCGTCGCGAAGGCCAGGATGTAGAGGTCGGCACCCGGTGCCGCTGCCCGGTGGATCGCCCGAATGTAGGCCTGGCGTCCGTCGACAGGTAGAGAGTGCAGCAGCCCGCTGTCGAGTACGGTGTCGAACCTGCCGTCGTAACCGGTGAAGGCCGTCATGTCGGCCTGCGCGAAACTGACTGTGGTCAAACCACGTTCGGTTGCGGCGGTGACTGCCGCTGCGATCGCCGTCGGGCTGGCGTCCAGACCCACGACTTTGTGTCCCCGCTCCGCCAGGGTCAGCGAGAGTGCGGCATGGCCACATCCGGCGTCGAGCACCTCGCCGTGTACCTTGCCCTGCTCGATGAGTCGGGCAAGCTCGGGTTGCGGGGCGCCGATGCTCCACGGCGGCGGGGACTCCTGTCGATAGGCGTTCTCCCAATCCATCTGCGGTTGTGTCACCTGAGACCTCCGATCCTGCGGGAGCCGGTATCGCGACTCTTATCCCCACTATGCCCGGATCCGCCGCCACTGGCTGGCCGTCTCCTGGGGTGTAGCAGGGAGTTTCCGGAATTCCGTGCTCGCGGTGAACCTGGCCCGCCCACCGGTCGTGTCACTGGCAGAGCACGGAAGTAGGTGGCACATGGTCGAGGCGCACAGGGTGGTGGACCACATCGTCGGTCAGCTGGCCGCGAACGGGGTCTCGCACATCTTCGGTGTGGACGGCGCCAACATCGAGGATCTCTACGATGCGGCGTACTTCCGCGACGACATCACCGCGGTGCTGGCCAAACATGAATTCTCCGCTGCGGCAATGGCAGACGGCTACAGCCGCAGCGGCGCCGGGATCGGTGTGGTGGCGGCGACGTCCGGCGGCGGCTGCCTGAACACCGTGCCGGGCCTCGGGGAGTCGCTGGCGAGCCGGGTCCCGGTGCTGGCCCTGATCGGACAGGCGCCGACGACGCTCGACGGTGATGGCGCCTTTCAGGACACGAGCGGCCAGAACGGGAGCCTGGACGCGCATGCGCTCTTCTCCTCGGTCTCGCTGTACTGCCGCAGACTGCTGCGCCCTGACGATATTCTCACCGCGCTACCGGAAGCACTCGCGGCCGCACGCACCGGGGGACCGGCGGTGCTGTTGCTGCCCAAGGACATTCAACAGGCGGGTGTGGAGGAGCCGGCGGTCAACGGCAGCGGCGCCGGCACGGCCGTGCCGACCGCACTCCACGACGATCCTCAGGTGCTCGAACAGGCATTGCGCCGCGTCGACGGGCCGATCACGATCATCGCCGGTGAGCAGGTGGCTCGCGACGACGCCCGCGCCGAACTGGAACTGCTGCGCGCCACGCTGCGGGCCCGGGTGGCGACCGTGCCGGATGCCAAGGACGTGGCAGGGACACCGGGATTCGGCTCGTCCTCCGCACTGGGGGTAGCCGGGGTCATGGGGCATCCCGGTGTGGCTGCCGCCGCACGTCAGAGTGCGTTGTGCCTGCTGGTCGGAACCCGCATGACGGTGACCGCACGGGCCGGCCTCGACAGCGTGCTGGGCTCGGTGCCGACCTACTCGATCGGCGCCCAGGTGCCCTATCCCGCATGCACCCACGTCCGTTCTGACGACCTGCGCGAATCGTTGACGCGGCTGGCCCGAGCGTTGTCCGGGACGGGGCGGCCGGCTCAGGTCCGGGTGCCGGACCACCTGCCGCGTACCGAGCTGCGCCCACCGGCTCATCACGGTCCGGGTATCCGGTACCGCGTCGCGATGGCGGTTCTCGACAGCGCCCTGACCGACGGCACCGACATCGTTGTCGACGCCGGCAATGTCGGCGCCTCGGCGATCCACTACCTGCCTGCCCGCCGGGACGGCCGCTTCATCGTGGCGCTCGGTATGGGCGGCATGGGCTACAGCTTCGGCGCGGGGATCGGGATGACGTTTCACCGGGCCGTGTCCGGCACTGCCCGCCGCACCGTGGTGATCGCCGGTGACGGCTCATTCTTCATGCACGGCATGGAAATCCACACCGCGATGCAGTATGGGCTGCCCATCACCTTCGTGCTGTTCGACAACCACGCCCACGCCATGTGCGTCACCCGGGAGCAACTGTTCTACCAGGATCGATACTCCTACAACAGGTTCGGCCCGAGCCGGCTGGGCGCCGGATTGGCGGCGATGTTCCCCGGCCTTCCCGCTTACGACGTCACCGAAACCCGGCAACTGCCCCAGGCGCTGGGAATGGCACTGGACACCGAGGGTCCTTCGGTGCTCAGCATCGAGTGCTCAGCCGACGAAATCCCGCCTTTCGCAGCGTTTCTCGCCACCACAGACAGCACCCCTTCCATCCCAGAGGAGAACAGATCCCATGTCACTGCCCGCGCTTGAAGACATCACCGCCCATCGGTCCACCAGCGCACCGCTGGACGGACTGATCAGGATCGAGACCTCGCCCAAGGAGCAGGCCACGCCGATCATCATGGACATGATGCGGTCGGTCTACCCGCACGATCAGGTGTTCGGCCAGTACTGCACGGTCAACGACTACATCGAGTGTCCGCCCGATGAACTCTTCGACTACCTCTCCGACACGCGCTGCCTCGAGGAGTGGACCTACAGCCTGCGCGGTTTCACCCCGACAGAGGAGCCCGGGTTGTGGCTGGCCCATGACCGGCTCGGTGCCGGGCCGTCGGGGCCCGGCAGTGAGATCTACACCCGAACCGTGGCCAACCGCGACGCGCTCACCGTCGACTATCACTGCGCCTGGGATCAGGGAAAGCACCTCTGGATGATCTACCTGATGCGCATCGTCGATGCGCAGGTGGTTTTCGACAAGCCGGGTTCGGTTGTGCTGTGGACGAATTGCCACCATCCGTTCTACGACGAGAACCCCTACCCGGAGACCGCGCCGCCGGCACGACCGGTCTGGGTGGGCGATTTCTGGGACATGTTCGGTCCAGGCCATCTGCTGGAGCTGCGAAACCTCAAGGCAATAGCCGAGTACCGGCACCGCAACGGACTGCCGGTCACCCCGGCCTGGATGAAGTGAGGGCCCGGTCATGAGTGTGAATCAGTCTGCGACGAACCCCGTCAGCCTCATCGACGTGTCCACCTATCTACCGGGTGACCCGATCAGTGCCGACTACTACGCCGGGTATGCCGAAACCGACGAGCTGGCAGAGAACGTGATGTTCCGTGCACCGCGGTTCCGTCATCACGTCGGCCCGGACGAAACCGCCATCGACATGGTCGAGCGGGCCGCCGCCGGGTTGATCGAGCGGCACGGCGCCGATGTCATCACCGGCGCCGACGTGCTGATCACCCACACCCAGCTGCCGGACATGCCGTTCTACGGAGGCGGCGGTGGTATGGCTCACCGGCTCGGAATGAAACCCAACTGGGTGATCGACCTGCACAACGGCGGTTGCGCCGCATTCGTATTGGGCCTCAAAGTGGCTCGCACGCTGCTGCGCTCGGGAGAGGGCAGGACCGCGGTGGTCGCCATCGCTCAGAACTCGGCCGGCCAGGTCTTCGATCAGCAGACCATCCGGCGCAAGGCGCAGGCCGCAGTTCCCGGGGACGGCGCGGCAGTGGGTCTGGTGACACTGTCCGATCAATCGCCCATCCTCGACATCGAATGCCGTACCTATGGCGAGTACGCCGGAGACATGACCGTCGTCATGGATCCCCCGCGAAAATGGTGGCAGGCCGGCCCGGGTGAGGCCTGCATCGGCTTCACCGAAAGCAAGATCACCAAGGTGCTGGCGCGGGGCAACCGCCAGGTGCCCGAGGTGTCCTATGCCGTCTGCGACCGGATCGGCGTGCCGCCCAGAGAGCTCGACCTGTTGGTGACCAACCAGCCCAACCGCGTGTTCCTGCGCAACTGGCGCGAAGCGCTGGAACTGCCCCCCGAACGTCACGTCGATTCCTTCGACGACTGCGGAAACCTCTTCGCCGCAGGCATCCCCGTCAACTTCGACCGGGCCGTCACCGGCGGACGGGTGAAGGCCGGCGACACCGTGCTGATGGCCGCCTTCGCCCACGCCGGTGACTTCGCCGGGGCCGCGGCAGTGCGCTGGGGCGGCCGCCCCGACTCAGGGAATGCATGATGGTGGCTCCCCGCACGGCATTGCTCGACGCGGTCGGGGCGCTGCCCCAGGCGGTCAACCCGCTGGCGCTGTCGCTCAACGAATGCCCATTTCCGCCGCTGCCCGCCGTGCGTTCGGCGCTGCGGGCATGCGATGAGGCCGCCAACCGGTACCCGGAATTCCTGCCGCAGCGTCTGCGCTCACTGATCGCCGATCACGACGGGATAGCCGAGGAGCAGGTCATCGTCGGCGCCGGTGCGACAGGGGTCATCATGCAGGTGCTGCACGCGGTGACCAGTCCGGGCGACGCCATGGTGATGGCGACGCCGACTTTCGACGGCTATCCGATCTTCGCGCAGATGGCGCGGCTGCGGACGGTCACGGTGCCGCTCGACGAGCACGGCAGGCACGATCTCGATGCGATGGCCGAGGCCGCCGACGATGCCAGGGTGGTGGCGGTGTGCCGGCCGCACAACCCGACGGGCACCATCGAATCCGCCTCGGAGATCGAGCGATTCCTCACCCGGTTGTCCGACGACACGGTCGTCCTACTGGACGAGGCCTATGTGGAGTTCCTGGACGCAGCGCAGCGTATCGACGGGTCGAGCCTGGTCTCCCGGTTCGGCAATGTCGTGGTGGTGCGCACCTTTTCGAAGGCGTACGGACTGGCCGGGCTGCGGATCGGATACGGCTTCTGTGCGCCCGATCTCGGCCGGGACCTCTGGCGGATGCAACTGCCGTTCGGGATCGGACTCAACGCCCAGGTGGCTGTCGCAGCGTCCTATTCCGCGGAAAGACAGCTGCAGCAACGTATCCGGATGATCGCGGCGGAACGTCGCTATCTGCAGATGCGGTTGCGGGCGCTCGGCGTCTACAGTACCGAGGCGCAGGCGAACTTCTTGTACCTGCCCGGGCGGTCCGTGCCGTGGCCGGAGGTGTTCGAGGGCACCGGATTGCAGCTGCGTCACTATGCCGACGGCGGTGTGCGGATCACCGTGGGATCTCGGCTGTCCACCCGGGCGGTGCTGGGCGCGGTGACGGCGGCCTGTTGAGGTTCGGCCGGCTTGACCCGATGTCCGGGCAATGCGCGGCACCCGGCCGGCGATGCGGTAAGAAGAGGCGTGACCTCGCCATCGGAAAAGCGTGACCCCATCGCGCAGGCCCGCGCCAACTGGGAGGCGGCCGGTTGGGGCGAGGTGGCCGGCGGCATGGTGGCGGTGACGTCGGTGATGCGGGCACACCAGATCCTGCTGGCCCGGGTGGAGACCGCGCTGCGGCCGTACGACCTGAGCTTCTCGCGGTTCGAGCTGCTGCGTCTGCTGGCCTTCAGCCGGGCCGGTGCGTTGCCGATCACCAAGGCTTCCGACCGCCTGCAGGTGCACGTCACCAGCGTTACGCACGCGATCCGGCGGCTGGAAGCCAACGGACTGGTGGAACGGGTTCCGCATCCCACCGACGGCCGCACCACCCTGGTACGGATCACCGACCTCGGACGGTCGACGGTCGAGGATGCCACGGTGACCCTGAACCGGCAGGTGTTCGCCGATGTAGGGATGTCGGAGGTGCAATCGCAAGCGCTGGTGTCCTCGATCGAGACGCTGCGCCGAAACTCCGGTGATTTCTGAGTCTGGTTTCCGGTTACCCCCCAATTACTGTTGAACGCAGTTGAGGGGAGTGCGGATGAACGCCAAGCGGGTGGGTGCGGCGCTCGGCGCCGCCGCCGTCGTATTGATGGCGGCTTGCAGTACCACGACCACCGGGGTGGCGACCGCCCCCGATGACGTCACCCCGTTCACGACGACGTCAAAGGCGCCCAGGCAAACCGCACCGAAGAGTCCGAAACCGACCGCAGGGTCACCGCGTGGGTCGGCGGGGCTGCCGCCGGAAGCGTTCGCCGAGGTTCGCGCCGCCGGAATCGAAGGCTCCGACAGCGCCATCGGCGATCAGTTGATGATGGCCTGCATCATGGCGGGTGGCAGCTTCAACAGGACCAAGCAGGATGTCGTCGACGTGCTGATCCAGATGGGTAGCAGGCTCCCACCCGACGCGCTCATGACGATCGTGAACGTCGCGCTGAAATACGAGTGTCCCGAACTGGCGGGGAAGCTCGGCGGTTAGTCCGCGATCTTCAGGCTGAGGAATTCGTTACTCGATGCTCGTGGGCAGCGGAATCGACGCGGTCACCGTGGTGCCCGCACCCGGCCTCGACCGGATGTGTAGCCGCCCACCGACGATCTCGGCTCGCTCGGCCATCGACAACAACCCGTAACCGCCCATCTCGTCACTACCCAACGGATGCTCG
The window above is part of the Mycolicibacterium fortuitum subsp. fortuitum genome. Proteins encoded here:
- a CDS encoding class I SAM-dependent methyltransferase is translated as MARTADDSWDLASSVGATATMVAAARAMATNADDPVIDDPFAAPLVRAVGMDFFTKLADENFTTEGLDEEAATGLIRFANGMAARTRFFDDFFLSACRAGIRQAVILASGLDSRAYRLPWPSGTVVYEIDQPQVIEFKTDALAKLGAVPTTDRRAVAIDLRFDWPAALAEAGFDPSLPTAWIAEGLLGYLPGDAQDRLLDQVTALSAPGSRLGVEGVPATEAGDEETIRARMQEFTDRWRAHGLEMDLNELIFLGDRADVTTYLEGHSWRTDSISSNDLLVRTGLPPVEDEAHAASVLYISAEK
- the secY gene encoding preprotein translocase subunit SecY, whose translation is MLSAFISSLRTADLRRKILFTLGLVILYRAGASIPSPGVNYPNVQKCIEQVSGGDSAQIYSLINLFSGGALLQLTVFAVGVMPYITASIIVQLLVVVIPRFEQLQKEGQAGQAKMTQYTRYLSIALAILQATSIVALAANGGLLQGCSLDIIQDSSVFGLIVIVLVMTAGAALVMWMGELITERGIGNGMSLLIFAGIAARIPSEGQTILESRGGLVFTAVVAATLLIIVGVVFVEQGQRRIPVQYAKRMVGRKMYGGTSTYLPLKVNQAGVIPVIFASSLIYIPHLITQLIQSGSSNPGTGWWDKFVADYLTNPADPVYIAIYFGLIVFFTYFYVSITFNPDERADEMKKFGGFIPGIRPGKPTADYLRYVLSRITLPGSIYLGVIAVLPNMFLQIGNTGSVQNLPFGGTAVLIMIGVGLDTVKQIESQLMQRNYEGFLK
- a CDS encoding adenylate kinase; the encoded protein is MRVVLLGPPGAGKGTQAEKLSEKLGIPQISTGDLFRKNIGDGTPLGLEAKRYLDAGDLVPAELTNRLVEDRIDQADAADGFILDGYPRSVEQAGALKDMLAARNTKLDAVVEFQVSEDELLTRLKGRGRADDTDEVIRNRMKVYRDETEPLLEYYRDDLKTVDAVGALDEVFARALHALGK
- the map gene encoding type I methionyl aminopeptidase — its product is MIGLPGLRRRKVVAQRSAGELDAMAVAGALVASALRAVRAAAAPGVSTLELDQIAESVIRDGGGTPSFLGYHGFPASICSSVNDRVVHGIPSADEKLAAGDLVSIDCGAIVDGWHGDSAVTFGVGTLIAADEALSAATKSAMEAGIAAMLPGNRLTDVSHAIEVETHAAEARNDRKYGIVEGYGGHGIGRQMHMDPFLPNEGAPGRGPYLQPGSVLAIEPMLTLGTTETVILEDEWTVVTADGTRAAHWEHTVAVTEDGPRILTQ
- a CDS encoding sigma-70 family RNA polymerase sigma factor, with translation MEDPEAAMMRVLYDEHAAALWRYALRLTGDRARAEDVVQETLLRAWRHKPDGLHPSAHTPDPAADNDRSARAWLFTVARNMIIDERRSARFRNETGVPDPEQVSDHGRSAAAPDQVDTALDRILLSTALSQLSDEHRAVVRRAYYQGWSTGQIADDLQIPEGTVKSRLHYAVRALRLNLQEMGVTR
- a CDS encoding anti-sigma factor family protein, whose protein sequence is MTQFDVPHIPDPVESDKYRTWDAAYVLGSLESGERREYEAHLEGCAHCRSAVAELSGMPALLAMLELDDVLALESEQPDPPLRPEVLQSVLAKVSWRRRRARWVTTAAVGVAAALLALAVVVGIRPEVFGLHSGTEQQTGEMMAMSKMTDTPINASISMTSYSWGTRIDMACSYGSWGKQDAPPQNLGMVVIGHDGSRNEIATWLGLSGATALPSGNTQMSKADIAAVQLVTSPDGKVLLEKQL
- a CDS encoding class I SAM-dependent methyltransferase; translation: MTQPQMDWENAYRQESPPPWSIGAPQPELARLIEQGKVHGEVLDAGCGHAALSLTLAERGHKVVGLDASPTAIAAAVTAATERGLTTVSFAQADMTAFTGYDGRFDTVLDSGLLHSLPVDGRQAYIRAIHRAAAPGADLYILAFATRPFGGQAPGPSGFTADELRDTVATCWTVDEVRPAKLYGNDSPGPGGPASMPGVERDGAGHITMSGFLLSAHKDG
- a CDS encoding thiamine pyrophosphate-binding protein — encoded protein: MVEAHRVVDHIVGQLAANGVSHIFGVDGANIEDLYDAAYFRDDITAVLAKHEFSAAAMADGYSRSGAGIGVVAATSGGGCLNTVPGLGESLASRVPVLALIGQAPTTLDGDGAFQDTSGQNGSLDAHALFSSVSLYCRRLLRPDDILTALPEALAAARTGGPAVLLLPKDIQQAGVEEPAVNGSGAGTAVPTALHDDPQVLEQALRRVDGPITIIAGEQVARDDARAELELLRATLRARVATVPDAKDVAGTPGFGSSSALGVAGVMGHPGVAAAARQSALCLLVGTRMTVTARAGLDSVLGSVPTYSIGAQVPYPACTHVRSDDLRESLTRLARALSGTGRPAQVRVPDHLPRTELRPPAHHGPGIRYRVAMAVLDSALTDGTDIVVDAGNVGASAIHYLPARRDGRFIVALGMGGMGYSFGAGIGMTFHRAVSGTARRTVVIAGDGSFFMHGMEIHTAMQYGLPITFVLFDNHAHAMCVTREQLFYQDRYSYNRFGPSRLGAGLAAMFPGLPAYDVTETRQLPQALGMALDTEGPSVLSIECSADEIPPFAAFLATTDSTPSIPEENRSHVTARA
- a CDS encoding 3-oxoacyl-ACP synthase III family protein, coding for MSVNQSATNPVSLIDVSTYLPGDPISADYYAGYAETDELAENVMFRAPRFRHHVGPDETAIDMVERAAAGLIERHGADVITGADVLITHTQLPDMPFYGGGGGMAHRLGMKPNWVIDLHNGGCAAFVLGLKVARTLLRSGEGRTAVVAIAQNSAGQVFDQQTIRRKAQAAVPGDGAAVGLVTLSDQSPILDIECRTYGEYAGDMTVVMDPPRKWWQAGPGEACIGFTESKITKVLARGNRQVPEVSYAVCDRIGVPPRELDLLVTNQPNRVFLRNWREALELPPERHVDSFDDCGNLFAAGIPVNFDRAVTGGRVKAGDTVLMAAFAHAGDFAGAAAVRWGGRPDSGNA
- a CDS encoding pyridoxal phosphate-dependent aminotransferase, which translates into the protein MVAPRTALLDAVGALPQAVNPLALSLNECPFPPLPAVRSALRACDEAANRYPEFLPQRLRSLIADHDGIAEEQVIVGAGATGVIMQVLHAVTSPGDAMVMATPTFDGYPIFAQMARLRTVTVPLDEHGRHDLDAMAEAADDARVVAVCRPHNPTGTIESASEIERFLTRLSDDTVVLLDEAYVEFLDAAQRIDGSSLVSRFGNVVVVRTFSKAYGLAGLRIGYGFCAPDLGRDLWRMQLPFGIGLNAQVAVAASYSAERQLQQRIRMIAAERRYLQMRLRALGVYSTEAQANFLYLPGRSVPWPEVFEGTGLQLRHYADGGVRITVGSRLSTRAVLGAVTAAC
- a CDS encoding MarR family winged helix-turn-helix transcriptional regulator; translated protein: MTSPSEKRDPIAQARANWEAAGWGEVAGGMVAVTSVMRAHQILLARVETALRPYDLSFSRFELLRLLAFSRAGALPITKASDRLQVHVTSVTHAIRRLEANGLVERVPHPTDGRTTLVRITDLGRSTVEDATVTLNRQVFADVGMSEVQSQALVSSIETLRRNSGDF